One window of the Triticum dicoccoides isolate Atlit2015 ecotype Zavitan chromosome 3B, WEW_v2.0, whole genome shotgun sequence genome contains the following:
- the LOC119275436 gene encoding cationic amino acid transporter 5-like produces the protein MAAAETQQEQYAPKPAAEGRGYWRWHRDDFFPEPSFASWGAYRSALAATPARLRDRFTGRSTDAIELGALRRRSENEMRRCLTWWDLTWFGFGSVIGAGIFVLTGQEAHDHAGPAIVLSYVVSGLSAMLSVFCYTEFAVEIPVAGGSFAYLRVELGDVAAFIAAANLILESIIGTAAVARSWTSYFASLINKPASALRIQTSLRDGYNELDPIAVVVIAVTATMAILSAKGTSRINWVASAIHVVVIAFVIVAGFIHAKPSNLTPFMPHGVPGVFRAAAIVYFAYGGFDNIATMAEEVKNPSRDIPLGLLGSMSVITVIYCVMALVLSMMQPYTEIDRSAAYSVAFSSVGMHWAQYVVALGALKGMTTVMLVGALGQARYTTHIARSHIIPPVFALVHPRTGTPVNANILIAAAACCIGFFSSLDVLSSLLSISTLFIFMMMATALLVRRYYVRGVTTRTHALRLLVFLLVIIASSAGIAAYWGTTPERWEGYVVLVPAWLLGTLGIQLMVPAARAPKVWGVPLVPWLPSLSIATNLFLMGSLGSEAFVRFGVCTAIMLIYYVLVGLHATYDVAHDVCSEDELKDYSDTDDAAAGEKAAVKTADVEKASAGDGGR, from the coding sequence ATGGCGGCTGCGGAGACGCAGCAGGAACAGTACGCGCCCAAGCCGGCGGCCGAGGGCAGGGGCTACTGGCGGTGGCACAGGGACGACTTCTTCCCGGAGCCGTCGTTCGCGAGCTGGGGCGCGTACCGCTCCGCGCTGGCCGCGACCCCCGCGAGGCTCCGCGACCGCTTCACCGGCCGCTCCACCGACGCCATCGAGCTCGGCGCGCTGCGGCGCCGCAGCGAGAACGAGATGCGCCGCTGCCTCACGTGGTGGGACCTCACGTGGTTCGGCTTCGGCTCCGTCATCGGCGCCGGCATCTTCGTGCTCACTGGCCAGGAGGCGCACGACCACGCCGGCCCCGCCATCGTGCTCTCCTACGTCGTCTCCGGTCTCTCCGCCATGCTCTCGGTGTTCTGCTACACCGAGTTCGCCGTCGAGATCCCCGTCGCCGGCGGCTCCTTCGCGTACCTCCGCGTCGAGCTCGGCGACGTCGCGGCCTTCATCGCCGCCGCGAATCTTATCCTCGAGAGCATCATCGGCACGGCCGCCGTGGCGCGCTCTTGGACGTCCTACTTCGCCTCGCTCATCAACAAGCCGGCGAGCGCGCTGCGCATACAGACGTCGCTCAGGGACGGGTACAACGAGCTTGACCCCATCGCGGTCGTGGTGATTGCGGTCACCGCCACCATGGCCATCCTAAGCGCCAAGGGCACTTCCCGGATCAACTGGGTCGCGTCCGCGATACACGTGGTGGTGATAGCGTTCGTCATCGTGGCAGGATTCATCCACGCCAAGCCGAGCAACCTGACCCCGTTCATGCCGCACGGCGTGCCGGGCGTGTTCCGCGCGGCGGCGATCGTGTACTTCGCCTACGGCGGCTTCGACAACATCGCGACGATGGCGGAGGAGGTCAAGAACCCGTCGAGGGACATACCGCTGGGGCTGCTGGGCTCCATGTCGGTGATCACGGTCATCTACTGCGTGATGGCGCTGGTGCTGAGCATGATGCAGCCGTACACGGAGATCGACCGGAGCGCCGCGTACTCGGTGGCGTTCAGCAGCGTGGGGATGCACTGGGCGCAGTACGTGGTGGCGCTGGGCGCTCTCAAGGGGATGACGACGGTGATGCTGGTGGGCGCGCTGGGGCAGGCGCGGTACACGACGCACATCGCGCGGAGCCACATCATCCCGCCGGTGTTCGCGCTGGTGCACCCCAGGACCGGCACGCCGGTGAACGCCAACATACTCATCGCCGCCGCGGCCTGCTGCATCGGGTTCTTCTCCAGCCTCGACGTGCTGTCCAGCCTGCTCTCCATCAGCACGCtcttcatcttcatgatgatggccaCCGCGCTCCTCGTCCGTCGGTACTACGTGAGGGGCGTGACGACGCGGACGCACGCGCTGCGGCTCCTGGTGTTCCTGCTGGTGATCATCGCCTCGTCGGCGGGCATCGCGGCGTACTGGGGCACGACGCCCGAGCGGTGGGAGGGCTACGTGGTGCTGGTGCCGGCGTGGCTGCTGGGGACGCTCGGCATCCAGCTGATGGTGCCGGCGGCGCGCGCGCCCAAGGTGTGGGGGGTGCCGCTCGTGCCGTGGCTGCCCTCGCTCTCCATCGCCACCAACCTGTTCCTCATGGGGTCGCTCGGCTCGGAGGCCTTCGTCCGCTTCGGTGTATGCACCGCCATCATGCTCATCTACTACGTTCTCGTCGGGCTGCACGCCACGTACGACGTCGCCCACGATGTGTGCAGCGAAGACGAGCTAAAAGACTACAGCGACACCGATGATGCTGCTGCTGGTGAGAAGGCGGCAGTGAAAACGGCAGACGTCGAGAAGGCTAGCGCGGGAGACGGTGGCCGCTAA
- the LOC119281088 gene encoding putative cyclin-dependent kinase F-2 — translation MAATKRSAAAVDGHANRPGATCVKKRRIGTTGDYDHESSLGEGMFGVVAKRRHRATGQVVAIKSFRNPDKKDEPVDAQEVLREARFLEACGGHPHIVGFRGVVRDYVTNELCLVMEYVQGQSLHCLLRERRGGLPEATVRDYMWQLLTAATKMHRCHVVHRDIKPANIIVGEGEGEGTVKLCDFGVALSMSEAPPYRQAGTGMYRAPEMLLGKRDYDALVDTWSLGCVMAETITGERLFDEDNSTCLLRRIFEVVGMQDDTTWPGFSSLPLADAVPQVPTVQRSTLRELFPEGTLSKEGFEVLSGLLACNPDKRLTAAAALKLPWFATIIAANAHHLASPPAAATTTASVKVEEVEIAPSMLRRKKATAKKYLSLFVTR, via the coding sequence ATGGCCGCCACCAAGCGATCCGCTGCCGCCGTCGACGGCCACGCCAACCGGCCGGGAGCGACCTGCGTCAAGAAGAGGCGCATCGGAACCACCGGGGACTACGATCATGAGTCCTCCCTGGGCGAGGGCATGTTCGGCGTCGTCGCCAAAAGGCGGCACCGTGCCACCGGCCAAGTCGTCGCCATCAAGTCCTTCCGCAATCCAGACAAGAAGGACGAGCCCGTCGACGCCCAGGAGGTGCTGCGGGAGGCCCGCTTCCTGGAGGCGTGCGGCGGCCACCCGCACATCGTCGGCTTCCGCGGCGTCGTGCGGGACTACGTCACCAACGAGCTCTGCCTCGTCATGGAGTACGTCCAAGGACAGAGCCTCCACTGCCTCCTGAGGGAGAGGCGCGGCGGGCTCCCGGAGGCCACGGTGCGCGACTACATGTGGCAGCTCCTGACGGCGGCCACCAAGATGCACCGGTGCCACGTCGTCCACCGCGACATCAAGCCGGCAAACATAATCgtcggagaaggagaaggagaaggaacggTCAAGCTCTGCGACTTCGGGGTCGCCTTGTCCATGTCGGAGGCGCCGCCGTACAGGCAGGCCGGCACGGGCATGTACCGAGCCCCCGAGATGCTCCTAGGAAAGCGAGACTACGACGCCCTGGTGGACACGTGGTCGCTTGGGTGCGTCATGGCGGAGACCATCACCGGCGAGAGGCTGTTCGACGAGGACAATTCGACTTGTCTTCTCCGAAGGATCTTCGAGGTGGTCGGGATGCAGGACGACACAACCTGGCCGGGGTTCTCGTCCCTGCCGCTCGCGGACGCGGTGCCACAGGTGCCGACGGTGCAGCGGAGCACACTGCGAGAGCTGTTCCCGGAGGGGACGCTGTCCAAGGAGGGGTTTGAGGTCCTGAGCGGCCTGCTCGCCTGCAATCCCGACAAGCGGCTGACGGCGGCCGCCGCGCTCAAGTTGCCCTGGTTCGCCACCATTATTGCTGCAAACGCCCACCATCTCGCTTCTCCTCCTGCGGCCGCTACGACGACGGCGTCCGTCAAGGTGGAGGAAGTAGAGATCGCTCCGTCAATGCTACGCAGAAAGAAAGCGACTGCAAAGAAATATCTGTCATTGTTTGTAACAAGATAG